A genomic stretch from Sphingobacterium sp. ML3W includes:
- a CDS encoding MFS transporter has product MEKNTKPRQSFVPTILAFALVPITGLATDIYLPSMPQMALEFGLSESRIQLTLSLFLISYGVAQFFTGALVDAWGRYRINLISLFLFILSFWITATTNDIWTIYFMRILQGILSAFVVISKRAYFVDVYEGEQRKHYLSIMTIVWSIGPIIAPFIGGYLQTQFGWRSNFMVLAVYSAVLFVLEFIFSGETIKQRKPLHVNYLIGEFKMMLKTNDFTFGVLMCGISYGLVMFYNLSGPFFIEHQLGYGAITTGYTSLIMGLAWMCGGFIGKALIKRALIPKLRIANFIQIILVLLMIVVSPYQTNLYTLTFFAFAVHCSAGFIFNNYFSYCLGRFPLSAGIAGGLVGGITYLLTSSLSYGTVSLINPSSQLEIGLGYAVFAALGLLALFFISKLAKTNRL; this is encoded by the coding sequence ATGGAAAAAAACACTAAACCCAGACAATCTTTTGTTCCAACGATACTGGCTTTTGCACTTGTTCCAATTACAGGACTTGCTACTGATATCTATCTTCCTTCGATGCCTCAAATGGCCTTGGAGTTTGGTCTCAGTGAAAGCCGTATCCAGTTAACACTATCATTGTTTCTAATCAGCTACGGTGTAGCTCAATTCTTTACTGGTGCACTCGTGGACGCATGGGGAAGATATCGGATCAATCTAATTTCGTTGTTCCTTTTTATCCTTAGTTTTTGGATCACCGCCACCACAAATGATATCTGGACAATTTACTTCATGCGTATTTTGCAGGGTATTCTTTCAGCATTCGTCGTCATTTCCAAACGGGCTTACTTTGTCGATGTGTACGAGGGCGAGCAACGCAAGCACTATCTCAGTATCATGACCATCGTCTGGTCTATTGGACCTATTATCGCCCCCTTTATTGGTGGATATTTACAAACGCAGTTTGGATGGCGTTCAAATTTTATGGTCCTCGCAGTTTATAGCGCGGTACTTTTTGTCCTGGAATTTATCTTCTCTGGCGAGACAATTAAACAAAGAAAACCGTTACACGTCAACTATCTTATCGGCGAATTTAAAATGATGTTAAAGACAAACGATTTTACTTTTGGCGTGTTGATGTGCGGAATATCGTACGGATTAGTCATGTTTTATAACCTTAGTGGCCCGTTTTTTATCGAGCATCAATTGGGTTATGGAGCGATCACGACAGGCTACACCTCACTTATCATGGGATTAGCTTGGATGTGCGGTGGTTTTATTGGAAAAGCGCTGATCAAAAGAGCCTTAATACCGAAATTGCGAATCGCTAATTTTATCCAGATTATCCTGGTACTATTGATGATTGTGGTATCCCCTTATCAAACAAATTTATATACACTGACGTTCTTCGCATTTGCGGTACATTGTTCCGCCGGATTTATATTCAATAATTATTTCAGTTATTGTTTGGGGCGATTCCCATTGTCAGCAGGAATAGCCGGCGGATTGGTCGGTGGAATTACTTACCTGTTAACGTCCTCCCTGAGTTACGGCACAGTCAGTTTAATCAATCCCTCTTCTCAACTTGAAATCGGATTGGGATACGCCGTATTTGCGGCTTTGGGGCTGCTCGCACTTTTTTTTATTAGTAAGCTAGCTAAAACGAATAGGCTATAG
- a CDS encoding RagB/SusD family nutrient uptake outer membrane protein: protein MIKKFNKIIIASLALALLSSCSDFLDRNSLVGLSEESFWKSEQDAVMGVNTLYHANREFTNSIVIYGMMDDFTDISYQSFATGLTTGVFPANAGFYLTSWGIFFKGVYRANTALKNIPTIAMSEAIKKRSIGEAKFFRGYFYFKLWDYFGGVPLYDSPINVDESYEPRNTEKEVYEFIVKDMTEAYEALPDTYDASNKGRVTKWAALAMRGKAHLWAKEYAKAAADFKELMDKSDRKLLADFHSLFRVAGNNNSEVIFDVQYIAEQGHGIATDRNYGNARGATTGSQRTRPTPQLVNAFDMEDGTAFNFANYTNAKGQPFNPNSAEDWKDEASVRKLFEKRDPRLQQSIVVPWSTFVGRGGVTYLYKFPVASTDPNAYVPVWTNGSYAWRKFVETGSVYTLQDNMPQNFPLVRLADVLLMYAEAKNETLGAPDQTVYDAMNAVRKRVKMPDLPSGLSKELMREKIRHERMVELAGEGQRYSDIRRWKIAKDVVDKVWMTDFNGTQIRQRGFPDHYYLWPIPQAERDVNPNLTQNPGWE from the coding sequence ATGATTAAGAAATTTAACAAGATAATAATTGCATCACTTGCATTAGCGCTACTAAGTTCTTGTAGTGATTTTTTGGACCGAAACTCACTGGTCGGTCTTTCGGAGGAGAGTTTTTGGAAGTCTGAGCAAGATGCTGTCATGGGGGTGAATACCCTTTACCATGCCAATAGGGAATTTACCAATAGTATTGTGATTTATGGGATGATGGATGATTTTACCGATATATCCTATCAGTCTTTTGCAACGGGATTGACAACGGGCGTTTTTCCTGCCAATGCGGGTTTTTACCTCACCTCCTGGGGAATATTTTTTAAAGGAGTGTATCGTGCAAATACGGCCCTGAAGAATATTCCTACTATCGCAATGAGTGAAGCTATAAAAAAACGGAGTATTGGCGAAGCTAAGTTTTTCCGGGGGTATTTTTATTTTAAATTATGGGATTATTTCGGTGGAGTTCCTTTATATGACAGTCCGATCAATGTGGATGAATCTTATGAGCCCCGGAATACGGAGAAAGAGGTGTATGAGTTTATTGTCAAAGATATGACCGAAGCTTATGAGGCATTGCCGGATACTTATGATGCCTCAAATAAGGGACGTGTGACCAAATGGGCGGCCCTTGCCATGCGGGGCAAAGCACATCTTTGGGCGAAGGAATATGCGAAAGCTGCTGCTGATTTTAAGGAGCTGATGGATAAAAGTGACCGCAAGCTGCTTGCTGATTTCCATAGTTTGTTTCGGGTTGCCGGCAATAACAATAGTGAAGTGATCTTTGATGTGCAATATATTGCTGAGCAGGGGCATGGTATAGCGACCGATCGTAATTACGGAAATGCCCGAGGTGCAACGACCGGATCCCAGAGGACAAGGCCTACGCCTCAGCTTGTCAATGCTTTTGATATGGAAGATGGAACGGCTTTTAATTTTGCGAATTATACCAATGCAAAAGGACAGCCTTTTAATCCCAATAGCGCCGAGGACTGGAAAGATGAAGCTTCGGTACGTAAGCTTTTTGAAAAACGTGATCCGCGCTTGCAGCAGTCTATTGTTGTGCCATGGTCAACTTTTGTGGGGCGCGGTGGTGTGACTTATCTGTATAAGTTTCCGGTGGCGAGCACCGACCCGAATGCTTATGTGCCCGTGTGGACAAATGGCAGCTATGCATGGCGCAAATTTGTGGAGACAGGTTCTGTTTATACCCTTCAGGATAATATGCCGCAGAACTTTCCGTTGGTTCGCCTGGCAGATGTGCTGCTGATGTATGCTGAAGCAAAGAATGAGACCTTGGGTGCACCTGATCAAACGGTCTATGATGCGATGAATGCGGTTCGTAAAAGAGTTAAGATGCCTGATCTGCCTTCTGGCTTGAGTAAGGAACTGATGCGTGAGAAGATACGTCACGAACGTATGGTGGAGCTGGCCGGTGAAGGGCAGCGGTATTCGGATATCCGACGATGGAAAATCGCAAAAGATGTCGTGGACAAAGTTTGGATGACAGATTTTAACGGGACGCAGATCAGGCAGCGGGGGTTCCCAGATCATTATTATCTGTGGCCTATTCCGCAGGCAGAAAGGGATGTGAATCCAAATTTAACACAAAATCCGGGCTGGGAGTAA
- a CDS encoding PQQ-dependent sugar dehydrogenase has protein sequence MKQQINCVWLLLLTSFLSSCSPRDEKETVIINSIQLENSILSLSKEATDLQVPWDLQYDHVNQAILFSEIGGSIRRLDIRTKRVILVDSLKNVYHQRTLGLLGMSLYQPEHEQAYLYLSYTSKRDSLIFSNLYRYDYSTDGRLSNPTRLLQIPGNTGHNGSRVIVSSDKKVYWATGDAASDTFAQDSSSLNGKILRLNLDGTIPSDNPIANSYVYAWGFRNMQGLTHNDKGTIYTSEHGDAIEDEINLIQPLKNYGWPQIEGMIDTEKEKAIAKLSPRTDPIKSWTPVVAPSGMAYYGVATIPEWQNSLILATLKNQSLRILKLSADGKKITDEKVLFKDQLGRLRSVLVLPNGDIYFCSSNRDWNPQKGFPKPDDDVIYRLRLSDKAVVPILKPQTANSIVPGVKNGQTLYDSYCTSCHKSDGKGLTNTFPPLAQSTMVNGEPKALLKLLLHGLNGQSINGVKYEGAMPAFSFLKDEEVIAVANYIRTHFGNNATKINQQNLTSLR, from the coding sequence ATGAAACAACAAATAAACTGTGTTTGGCTATTGCTATTGACATCCTTTCTATCTTCCTGTTCTCCCCGGGACGAAAAGGAGACAGTAATAATCAATAGCATCCAATTGGAGAACAGCATACTTTCTTTATCCAAAGAGGCCACTGACCTACAAGTTCCATGGGACTTACAATACGATCATGTAAATCAGGCTATCTTATTTTCGGAAATTGGTGGAAGTATCCGTAGACTGGATATACGAACAAAAAGGGTCATTTTAGTCGATAGCCTAAAAAACGTCTACCATCAGCGTACACTCGGGCTGTTAGGCATGTCTTTGTATCAGCCCGAACACGAACAGGCCTATCTCTATCTTTCGTATACCAGTAAAAGAGACAGTCTTATTTTTTCAAATTTATATCGCTACGATTACAGTACCGATGGCAGACTGTCCAACCCAACACGCCTGTTACAGATACCGGGCAATACGGGACACAACGGCTCACGTGTCATTGTATCTTCTGACAAAAAAGTCTATTGGGCGACAGGCGATGCTGCAAGCGATACCTTTGCACAGGATAGCAGTTCGTTAAATGGAAAGATCTTGCGGTTAAACCTGGATGGTACGATTCCTTCGGATAATCCGATAGCAAACAGTTATGTTTATGCCTGGGGTTTCCGTAATATGCAGGGACTTACCCATAACGACAAAGGAACGATCTACACCTCCGAACATGGGGATGCCATTGAGGATGAGATTAATCTTATTCAGCCCCTTAAAAATTATGGCTGGCCGCAAATTGAAGGTATGATTGATACCGAAAAGGAGAAAGCCATAGCCAAACTAAGCCCTCGAACTGACCCCATAAAATCGTGGACACCAGTTGTTGCCCCCTCCGGAATGGCTTATTATGGTGTCGCTACTATTCCGGAATGGCAGAACAGTTTGATTTTAGCAACGCTAAAAAACCAGTCCTTACGGATCCTGAAATTATCAGCCGATGGCAAAAAGATAACCGATGAAAAAGTCTTATTTAAAGATCAGCTTGGCCGCTTGCGCTCGGTTTTGGTTTTACCCAACGGCGATATCTATTTCTGTTCGAGCAACCGTGACTGGAATCCGCAAAAAGGATTTCCGAAGCCAGATGACGATGTTATTTATCGGCTACGGCTTTCAGATAAAGCTGTGGTCCCTATCCTCAAGCCGCAAACGGCCAACAGTATCGTGCCCGGTGTAAAAAACGGACAAACATTATACGATTCTTACTGCACTTCCTGCCACAAATCTGATGGCAAAGGACTCACAAATACGTTTCCGCCATTAGCACAGTCAACGATGGTCAATGGTGAACCAAAAGCACTTCTAAAACTGCTCTTACACGGGCTGAACGGTCAATCGATCAATGGAGTCAAATATGAGGGCGCAATGCCAGCATTTTCGTTTCTCAAAGACGAGGAAGTCATCGCGGTTGCAAATTATATTCGAACTCATTTTGGGAATAATGCGACTAAAATCAACCAACAAAACTTAACCTCATTACGCTAA
- a CDS encoding Nramp family divalent metal transporter produces MEQQAPKRSLFKNWLSILGPGIITAALVFGPSKMTITSKMGADYGFSLLWVVVVAICFMTVFTNMAARIGIARDESLLALIRNKFGKTTAIIIGIGIFLVATCFQSGNATGVSISISEATGTNPQIWIIVFNVIGILLLFFKSFYALLEKLMLALIILMLFAFLSTAIMIETPIPDFFKGFVPSIPPSSVGLIIAFTASCFSIVGAFYQSYLVQSRRKLSNDQQTTQRQLMGSRIGIIILGIMSAAVMVCAANTLHPQGIKLSSAAEMGRALEPLLGTYASHLFFIGLFGASFSSLIGNAVLGGSLLGDTFGYGNNLNHPKVKLFISLVMIFGSVIALIFGNLPLELIVFAQSITIFLVPFIGIVLFLVANDKEIMGDLQNKPLTKLWAILGLVLLVALAISNFYNLIT; encoded by the coding sequence ATGGAACAACAAGCTCCTAAACGCTCCTTATTCAAGAACTGGCTATCCATCCTAGGGCCAGGAATCATTACCGCGGCTTTGGTTTTTGGCCCAAGCAAAATGACTATTACGTCAAAAATGGGTGCTGATTACGGCTTTTCACTCCTTTGGGTTGTGGTTGTTGCCATCTGTTTTATGACAGTTTTCACCAATATGGCGGCACGTATCGGTATTGCCCGTGACGAATCCCTACTCGCTTTGATTCGTAATAAGTTTGGAAAAACAACGGCCATAATTATTGGTATCGGTATTTTTCTTGTCGCTACCTGTTTCCAATCGGGCAATGCAACGGGGGTATCAATTTCCATCTCAGAGGCAACAGGGACAAATCCCCAAATATGGATTATTGTGTTTAACGTGATCGGTATCCTGCTGCTTTTCTTTAAATCGTTTTACGCGCTGCTGGAAAAATTAATGCTGGCACTGATTATTCTTATGCTCTTTGCCTTTCTTTCAACAGCGATTATGATTGAGACTCCTATACCTGACTTTTTCAAAGGATTTGTACCCAGTATTCCACCAAGCTCAGTAGGTCTGATCATCGCTTTTACAGCGTCTTGTTTTTCGATCGTGGGCGCCTTCTATCAGAGTTATCTGGTGCAATCCAGACGCAAATTATCCAACGATCAGCAGACAACTCAAAGGCAGCTTATGGGAAGCCGGATTGGCATTATTATTCTTGGTATCATGAGTGCGGCCGTGATGGTATGCGCAGCGAACACACTTCATCCTCAAGGTATTAAACTGAGTTCGGCAGCCGAAATGGGCCGTGCGCTGGAGCCACTTTTGGGAACCTACGCCTCGCACCTCTTTTTCATTGGTCTCTTTGGTGCTTCTTTTTCTTCCTTAATTGGAAATGCCGTCCTCGGGGGGTCATTACTCGGTGATACTTTTGGATATGGCAATAACCTGAACCACCCAAAAGTCAAATTGTTCATATCCCTAGTGATGATTTTTGGTTCTGTCATTGCACTTATCTTCGGAAATCTACCTCTAGAACTTATTGTTTTTGCGCAAAGCATCACCATTTTCCTTGTCCCATTTATTGGTATTGTCTTATTTCTTGTCGCTAATGATAAGGAGATCATGGGTGATCTCCAAAACAAACCATTGACGAAATTGTGGGCGATTTTAGGACTCGTATTGCTCGTCGCCCTCGCTATCAGTAATTTTTACAATTTAATCACATAA
- a CDS encoding TonB-dependent receptor: MILKQIKIRDVINRNCLLVGLPFISMGAFATVPSFPHLEKIPIQRVLTSTGGAANFQQQIVGQVLDAKGQPLAGVEVRNLKNSSVTVTDQEGRFKLNGSSSDQIQFRLIGFSTKVVSARDVQALLLETNESTLDEVVVVGYGKQKKETLTGSVSSVRFDESTVSRPNMNLASALVGKASGLNIAQTSGSPGAEGFDLLIRGKGTMNDASPLVVIDGVPGALNDVNPNDVESISVLKDASSAAIYGSRAANGVILVTTKRGKGEDFTVTYNGYFGRQQAAKNIGFITDMATHMELVNESEGREKYGAELIDTWRKESAAGNPLYPNTDWYKEMLNTAPLTEHTLSVRGGGKKGNFAMSLGFLDNKGVVDNSGFKKYDFRINADTKIKNILTLGGNVFGTWSNRQPLDVNSFFGAIRNTTPGVVPQYEDGRYGGEMFPGLPQGANPRAYVDNIRGDYERQKLGLKFFSIVNFMENLEWESSFGFNYNNNRNWEYVRPYSLWNLQTGLEYQKKPSVSSLFNGSIRNYTTVLNTLLRYRETIADNHHLAVLLGFDQQYNRMDKFDAKKNDILGDDAIYILDAGANLEAINGSGTDDALQSYFGRLNYDFKGKYLFEANARYDGSSRFAKENRWGFFPSFSAGWRVTEEEFAQPLKAVFDEIKIRGSWGKLGNNRIGDYTYQVVYGSYLYPFGGQLKQGVAPKEIANSKIKWETTTIANIGLDLALLNNRLTFSAEYFDRNTSDILTKIPIPMVMGNFSPPWQNVAEMRNRGVDLQLGYFGKIGADWSYGLNGNLSFLNNKVIKFNGNRSINESYITMEGKPFNSFFMLEFDRIIQDQSEIDQLKADGYTFGTYVGGEPKPGDMLYKDVNGDKVFNEEDRVVKNYSGLPKVTYGLSLNAGYKGFDLNVVAQGVSGVKQYWGNDGFNTFNINEGFLQNAEILNRWTPENHSTEYPRLRTSGSALNTVYSDYWLQNTSFLRIKSIQLGYALPKEASAKFKVDRLRVFANLENYFTFTKFKGYNPENASVSYPSMKQWVVGLNVTF; this comes from the coding sequence ATGATACTAAAACAGATTAAAATCCGGGATGTGATAAACAGGAACTGCCTTTTGGTCGGGCTGCCTTTTATTTCAATGGGTGCGTTTGCCACTGTTCCCTCTTTTCCTCACCTGGAAAAGATTCCCATTCAACGCGTTCTTACTTCGACAGGGGGCGCAGCAAATTTTCAACAGCAGATCGTTGGGCAGGTGCTCGATGCGAAAGGTCAGCCATTGGCTGGAGTGGAGGTGCGCAATCTTAAAAACTCATCCGTTACGGTGACAGATCAGGAGGGGCGGTTCAAATTGAATGGGTCTTCTTCTGATCAGATTCAGTTTCGCCTGATCGGTTTTAGTACAAAGGTAGTCTCGGCAAGGGATGTGCAGGCTTTGCTGCTTGAAACGAATGAAAGTACCCTGGATGAAGTCGTTGTAGTTGGTTATGGTAAGCAGAAGAAAGAGACGCTGACGGGTTCTGTTTCCAGTGTTAGGTTTGATGAGTCAACGGTGAGCCGGCCAAACATGAATTTGGCTTCCGCTTTGGTCGGTAAAGCTTCAGGGCTTAATATCGCACAGACCTCCGGTAGTCCGGGTGCTGAGGGGTTTGATCTGTTGATTCGTGGCAAGGGGACGATGAATGATGCTTCCCCTTTGGTTGTCATTGATGGGGTGCCCGGTGCACTGAATGATGTCAATCCAAATGATGTGGAAAGCATATCCGTGTTGAAGGATGCGTCATCGGCTGCAATATATGGTTCCCGGGCTGCGAATGGCGTTATATTGGTAACCACCAAGCGCGGGAAGGGAGAAGATTTTACTGTAACCTATAATGGGTACTTCGGGCGTCAGCAAGCGGCTAAAAATATCGGTTTTATAACCGATATGGCAACCCATATGGAGCTTGTTAACGAGTCGGAAGGGCGGGAAAAATATGGTGCTGAATTAATTGATACCTGGAGAAAGGAGTCGGCGGCCGGTAATCCGCTGTATCCAAATACAGATTGGTACAAGGAAATGCTGAATACCGCGCCGTTAACCGAACATACGCTGTCTGTTCGTGGCGGCGGTAAAAAAGGAAATTTTGCCATGTCCTTGGGTTTTCTGGATAACAAGGGGGTGGTGGATAATTCCGGTTTCAAAAAATATGATTTTCGGATCAATGCCGATACGAAGATCAAGAATATATTGACATTGGGTGGAAATGTTTTTGGTACCTGGTCAAACCGGCAACCCTTGGATGTAAATAGCTTCTTTGGAGCGATCCGTAATACGACGCCGGGAGTTGTGCCGCAGTATGAGGACGGGCGTTATGGAGGGGAGATGTTCCCAGGGCTCCCTCAGGGGGCTAATCCAAGAGCTTATGTAGATAATATTCGGGGAGATTACGAAAGGCAAAAGCTTGGACTTAAATTTTTTAGTATAGTGAATTTCATGGAGAATCTGGAGTGGGAGAGTAGTTTTGGTTTTAATTACAATAATAACCGGAATTGGGAATATGTGCGACCTTACTCCTTGTGGAACTTACAGACTGGATTGGAGTATCAAAAAAAGCCAAGTGTAAGTAGTTTGTTCAATGGTAGCATCCGTAATTATACTACGGTGCTGAATACCCTGTTGCGGTACCGTGAAACAATTGCGGACAATCATCATTTGGCGGTATTGCTGGGTTTTGATCAGCAGTATAACCGTATGGACAAATTTGATGCAAAAAAGAATGATATATTGGGGGATGATGCGATCTATATTCTGGATGCGGGGGCAAACCTTGAAGCGATCAATGGTTCCGGAACAGATGATGCCCTCCAGTCTTATTTTGGCCGTTTGAATTATGATTTTAAGGGGAAATATCTATTTGAAGCAAATGCACGCTATGACGGTTCTTCCCGATTTGCAAAGGAGAATAGATGGGGGTTCTTCCCGTCCTTTTCAGCGGGCTGGCGTGTAACGGAAGAGGAGTTTGCTCAGCCTTTGAAAGCTGTATTTGATGAAATTAAAATTCGTGGTTCATGGGGTAAACTGGGGAATAATAGAATCGGCGATTATACTTATCAAGTCGTATACGGTTCCTATTTATATCCATTTGGCGGTCAGCTGAAGCAAGGAGTGGCGCCAAAGGAAATCGCGAACAGTAAAATAAAGTGGGAAACGACCACGATTGCTAATATCGGTTTGGATCTTGCTCTATTAAATAATAGGTTGACTTTTAGTGCAGAATATTTTGATCGCAATACATCTGATATCCTGACGAAGATCCCTATTCCTATGGTGATGGGTAACTTTTCACCGCCTTGGCAAAATGTTGCCGAGATGCGTAACAGAGGGGTTGATCTTCAGCTTGGATACTTTGGGAAAATAGGTGCAGATTGGTCCTACGGTCTAAATGGTAACCTGTCCTTCCTGAATAATAAAGTGATTAAGTTCAATGGCAATAGATCAATCAACGAAAGTTATATTACGATGGAAGGAAAGCCTTTCAATAGTTTCTTTATGCTTGAATTTGATCGAATTATACAGGATCAAAGTGAAATTGATCAATTGAAGGCAGATGGTTATACTTTTGGGACATATGTAGGCGGAGAGCCTAAGCCGGGGGATATGTTGTACAAAGATGTGAACGGTGACAAGGTGTTCAATGAGGAGGATAGGGTTGTCAAGAATTATTCGGGATTGCCTAAAGTGACTTACGGATTGAGTCTGAATGCCGGTTATAAAGGCTTTGATCTGAACGTCGTGGCACAGGGTGTTAGTGGTGTGAAGCAATATTGGGGTAACGACGGTTTTAATACGTTCAACATCAATGAAGGTTTCTTGCAGAATGCGGAAATATTAAATCGCTGGACACCTGAAAACCATTCTACCGAATATCCGCGATTGCGTACTTCAGGTAGTGCCTTAAATACTGTATATAGTGACTACTGGCTACAGAATACCTCATTTTTAAGAATCAAATCGATACAGCTGGGTTATGCATTGCCAAAAGAGGCATCGGCGAAGTTTAAAGTGGATAGATTACGTGTATTCGCTAATCTGGAGAATTACTTCACATTCACAAAGTTCAAAGGTTATAATCCGGAGAACGCCAGTGTCTCTTATCCCTCAATGAAACAATGGGTAGTTGGTTTAAATGTAACATTTTAA
- a CDS encoding NAD-dependent epimerase/dehydratase family protein yields the protein MDNNTLAALERQILAPSAELIEDIKKIQGDILFLGIGGKMGPSMAKLAIRAIEAAGIEKKVIGVSRFSTKELQQELEDAGISTIACDLLDPEQLKQLPQVPNVIYLAGHKFGTTGNEDFTWAMNTYLPGMVASHFEKSNIVAFSSGNVLPFVPINRAGVSEETTPEPVGEYAQSCLGRERIFEYFAKKNHTPTLIYRLNYAVDFRYGVLVEIAKAVKEQLPIDLTTENVNVIWQGDANEIALRSLLHCQTPAKILNVTGPEILSIRWIAERFAEHFDTTPVFVNQAAGTALLNNASECHRLFGYPKTTIREAIDITAHWLMNGGELWNKDTHFQERKGKF from the coding sequence ATGGATAACAACACTTTAGCAGCTTTAGAGCGGCAGATACTCGCACCATCAGCGGAGCTCATTGAAGACATAAAAAAAATCCAGGGAGATATCCTATTCTTAGGAATCGGCGGAAAAATGGGGCCAAGTATGGCTAAATTAGCTATTCGGGCGATTGAGGCCGCTGGCATTGAAAAAAAGGTTATTGGCGTATCGCGCTTTTCAACAAAAGAGCTCCAGCAAGAATTAGAAGATGCTGGCATCTCGACCATTGCCTGCGACCTATTGGATCCCGAGCAGCTCAAACAGCTTCCACAGGTTCCCAATGTCATCTATCTTGCTGGCCATAAATTTGGTACAACGGGAAATGAAGACTTCACCTGGGCGATGAATACCTACCTCCCTGGAATGGTTGCTTCACATTTTGAAAAATCCAATATTGTGGCCTTTTCGTCAGGAAATGTACTTCCCTTTGTCCCCATCAATCGAGCGGGTGTATCCGAAGAAACCACACCAGAACCTGTGGGTGAATACGCACAGTCTTGTTTGGGGCGAGAACGTATTTTCGAATATTTCGCCAAGAAAAATCATACTCCAACGCTCATCTATCGTCTAAACTATGCTGTCGATTTTCGCTATGGTGTATTGGTTGAAATAGCAAAAGCTGTCAAGGAGCAATTACCCATAGACCTAACAACCGAAAATGTCAATGTAATCTGGCAAGGAGATGCCAATGAAATTGCATTAAGATCTCTACTACATTGCCAGACACCAGCCAAAATATTGAATGTGACTGGTCCTGAGATCCTATCTATCCGTTGGATCGCCGAACGCTTTGCGGAACATTTTGATACCACACCGGTATTTGTAAACCAAGCTGCAGGAACCGCTTTGCTCAACAATGCCTCCGAATGTCACCGCCTATTTGGCTATCCAAAAACGACCATCAGGGAAGCCATTGATATCACCGCGCACTGGTTAATGAACGGCGGTGAGCTTTGGAACAAAGACACCCATTTTCAAGAAAGAAAGGGAAAATTTTAA
- a CDS encoding dihydrodipicolinate synthase family protein — MKKLDANLQQHLWAGTVIPAHPLALHEDRSIDEESQRLLTKYYIASGAGGIAVAVHSTQFEIRDPKINLFETVLKWASEEVDKAEIQRPFLKIAGICGPTEQAVQEAKTALKYGYDIGLLSMGGLNDWTEKAILDRVRAVAAIIPVFGFYLQPSVGGRIFSYSFWQEFVAIENVVAIKCASFNRYQTLDVMRALANSNRSDQIAMYTGNDDNIVNDLMTTYQFPVNGKTVAIDFKGGLLGHWAVWTQKAVTLLDEIKNYKRHPDNQTASHLLSKAIAVTDSNAAFFDPANAFHGCIPGLHEVLTRQGLIKGTWCINPKEQLSPGQKEEIDRVYSDYPELNDDVFVQRFLNSR, encoded by the coding sequence ATGAAAAAATTAGACGCTAATTTACAACAACATCTCTGGGCTGGAACCGTCATCCCCGCCCATCCCCTGGCTCTTCACGAGGACCGTAGTATAGATGAAGAGTCTCAACGTCTTCTGACAAAATATTATATCGCAAGTGGCGCCGGAGGGATTGCCGTCGCCGTACATTCTACCCAGTTCGAAATTCGTGATCCGAAAATCAACCTGTTCGAAACTGTTTTAAAATGGGCCAGCGAAGAGGTGGACAAGGCAGAGATTCAACGTCCCTTCCTTAAAATTGCAGGTATCTGTGGGCCTACCGAACAAGCCGTACAGGAAGCAAAGACGGCGCTAAAATATGGTTATGATATCGGTTTATTGAGTATGGGAGGACTCAACGACTGGACAGAAAAGGCTATACTTGATCGCGTTCGTGCAGTCGCTGCCATCATTCCAGTATTTGGGTTTTATCTCCAACCTTCGGTAGGTGGTCGTATTTTTTCCTATTCCTTCTGGCAGGAGTTTGTTGCGATAGAAAATGTTGTTGCCATCAAATGTGCTTCTTTCAATCGTTACCAAACCCTGGATGTCATGCGTGCGCTCGCAAATTCAAATCGTAGCGATCAAATCGCCATGTATACAGGCAATGATGACAATATCGTCAATGATCTAATGACTACCTATCAATTTCCAGTGAACGGGAAGACAGTTGCTATAGATTTTAAAGGGGGCTTACTAGGGCATTGGGCGGTGTGGACGCAAAAAGCGGTAACACTTCTGGATGAAATTAAGAATTACAAGCGCCATCCTGATAATCAGACAGCAAGTCATCTTTTAAGCAAAGCCATTGCAGTAACAGACAGTAATGCTGCTTTTTTTGATCCGGCAAATGCATTTCATGGCTGTATCCCCGGGCTCCATGAAGTCCTCACACGCCAGGGCTTGATAAAGGGTACTTGGTGTATCAATCCAAAAGAACAACTATCCCCTGGTCAAAAAGAAGAAATTGACCGTGTGTACAGCGACTATCCTGAACTAAACGATGATGTTTTTGTACAGCGCTTCCTAAATTCCAGATAA